Proteins encoded by one window of Chloroflexota bacterium:
- a CDS encoding sugar ABC transporter permease produces MVPTDALSIRFKRLARAMWKHRWLYLLLIPPLAYYVIFRYIPIYNAQIAFKDFRPLLGVEASPWIGFQHFETFFNSFYFSQLLVNTVFFSTAKLILGLPIAIVLAIAIHESRFMFFRSLVQTITYLPHFISWVIMFGLMLSLFSPGNGMINEAIKAAGGQPISFLTSPDWFRQIVIGSDIWKETGWSTILYLAALLGINPDLYEAAEVDGASRWRRIWHISIPGIVPVIVLITLLRIGNILDAGFGQLFVLYSVPVYSVGDIIDTWVYRSGILDFQFSLATAVGLFKGVFGLILIVTANRAAKRMANQSLF; encoded by the coding sequence ATGGTGCCAACCGACGCGTTATCCATCCGCTTCAAACGCCTCGCGCGCGCGATGTGGAAGCATCGCTGGTTGTATCTGCTGCTCATTCCCCCGCTCGCCTACTATGTGATCTTCCGGTACATCCCCATCTACAACGCGCAAATCGCGTTCAAAGATTTTCGTCCCCTCCTCGGCGTCGAAGCGAGTCCGTGGATCGGGTTTCAGCATTTCGAGACTTTTTTTAATTCGTTCTATTTTAGTCAGTTGCTCGTCAACACTGTTTTCTTCAGCACTGCCAAACTCATTCTCGGCTTGCCCATCGCGATCGTGCTTGCCATCGCGATTCACGAATCGCGATTCATGTTCTTCCGCTCGCTGGTGCAAACCATCACGTATCTGCCGCATTTCATATCGTGGGTGATTATGTTTGGGCTGATGCTCTCATTGTTTTCCCCCGGCAACGGCATGATCAATGAAGCCATCAAAGCCGCGGGCGGTCAACCGATTTCGTTTCTCACATCGCCGGATTGGTTCCGCCAGATCGTCATTGGTTCCGATATCTGGAAAGAAACCGGCTGGAGCACGATCCTCTATCTTGCCGCGCTGCTCGGCATCAACCCCGACTTGTACGAGGCGGCGGAAGTGGATGGCGCTTCGCGCTGGCGACGCATTTGGCATATCTCGATCCCAGGCATCGTTCCGGTGATCGTGCTCATTACACTCCTGCGGATCGGCAATATCCTCGACGCCGGGTTCGGTCAGCTCTTTGTGTTGTACTCGGTGCCGGTGTACAGCGTCGGCGACATCATTGACACCTGGGTCTATCGGAGCGGCATTCTGGACTTTCAATTCAGTCTGGCGACCGCAGTTGGTCTGTTCAAGGGCGTGTTCGGTTTGATCTTGATTGTCACTGCAAATCGCGCCGCCAAGCGGATGGCAAACCAGAGTCTATTCTAG
- a CDS encoding response regulator: protein MELDNFRKQVRDALEHLYDTAYLETHPLLLQFPNQPADSRLTRAQKLRGLLKEAIEALRPPEGSPAGSPEWRSYLALRYRYVQGLSHGEVESELGISLRQLQRELHKGLDAVATALWEKRVALPASAPDETQALERELNEWHISRQNCAVQTLVDDTLWMCQPLFAERGIRAQNDLPARLAPVYVDATLTRQALFHVLRVLARAPGTLTLDAREESKETHLVLQSETPRMFEREANWRLAQVICQQLGIQLAARQLAEGRTEIALTLPRASQPRVLMIDDNAALHTLFERYLTPQHYELLHAYNGQTALQLAATRPDVITLDVMMPNVDGWQVLRALTSDPATARIPVVICSVLKEPQLAFALGARAYLKKPVDRNELATTLARLLSSADRAAAESPTMPADNSASRS, encoded by the coding sequence ATGGAACTCGACAATTTTCGCAAACAAGTTAGAGATGCGCTAGAGCATCTGTACGATACCGCCTATCTCGAAACGCACCCGCTGTTGTTACAGTTTCCCAATCAACCCGCCGATAGCCGTTTGACGCGCGCACAAAAACTGCGCGGGCTGTTGAAAGAGGCGATTGAAGCGTTGCGTCCGCCAGAAGGATCGCCCGCCGGTTCGCCGGAATGGCGCAGTTATCTCGCGTTGCGTTATCGCTACGTGCAGGGTTTGAGTCACGGCGAAGTGGAGAGCGAACTCGGCATCAGTCTGCGGCAATTGCAACGCGAGCTTCACAAGGGTCTGGACGCGGTTGCAACGGCGCTGTGGGAGAAACGGGTCGCCTTGCCGGCGTCGGCGCCGGATGAAACGCAAGCCCTGGAGCGGGAGCTGAACGAGTGGCACATCTCGCGTCAAAATTGCGCGGTGCAAACCTTGGTGGACGATACGCTGTGGATGTGCCAGCCGTTATTCGCCGAACGCGGCATCCGCGCGCAGAACGATTTGCCCGCGCGCCTCGCGCCGGTGTACGTGGATGCGACGTTGACGCGCCAAGCGTTGTTCCACGTCCTGCGTGTGTTGGCGCGCGCGCCGGGCACGCTGACCCTGGATGCGCGTGAGGAGAGCAAAGAAACACATCTCGTTTTGCAAAGCGAGACGCCACGGATGTTTGAACGAGAAGCAAACTGGCGACTCGCGCAGGTAATTTGCCAACAACTCGGCATTCAACTGGCGGCGCGCCAGCTTGCCGAGGGGCGCACCGAAATTGCGTTGACGTTGCCGCGCGCGAGCCAGCCGCGCGTGTTGATGATTGACGACAATGCGGCGTTGCATACCTTGTTCGAGCGCTACCTCACGCCGCAGCACTATGAACTTTTGCACGCGTACAACGGTCAAACCGCGTTGCAATTGGCGGCGACGCGTCCCGATGTGATCACGCTCGACGTGATGATGCCGAACGTGGATGGCTGGCAAGTGTTGCGCGCGCTGACGAGCGACCCCGCAACCGCGCGCATCCCCGTCGTGATTTGCTCCGTGCTCAAAGAACCGCAACTCGCGTTCGCGCTCGGCGCGCGCGCGTACCTCAAAAAACCGGTAGACCGCAACGAGTTGGCGACTACGCTGGCGCGTCTGTTGTCGTCGGCAGACCGCGCAGCGGCAGAGTCGCCAACAATGCCTGCAGATAACTCAGCGTCTCGGTCGTAG
- a CDS encoding response regulator, whose translation MRMQVRNLFAQLTQPFESGDLNEMRRGMIFEIAVVIFVLAWFFLVSAYDHPEQLAVAFLLLACSLGSIWLRQDHYSLALPWLVATLLAALAVQKWIYPASDAQYYFPIVVVVSSLLVSGINVFIVAAVASATVLGIAHAQGADWFDNKQVVAPIALTLMTASAAWIGSHQIHLALDWMRKSYARASELLEQLRDERASLARTLRMLEDAYLRIEKMNYALIEARSGAETARQLKAEFAANISHELRTPLNLIIGFSETMANAPETYGGVAWSPALRGDIEQIYQSSRHLASLIDDILDLSALEAQRLGLILQDAALEEVIDGAVALMHDLYHAKNLDLNVECDPGLPRVRMDVTRVRQVLINLLTNASRFTYHGGVTIRAQRIGDDIRIAVRDTGMGIASQDIPKVFEEFGQVDGSTTRQHEGSGLGVPLSKRLVESHGGQMWLESQPGIGTTFYFTLPIMPSGSVGRVTTTTRATRATYRKAVLVYEPDPVLLRTLRRQLSNYDVLALGDHDDARALVAEHQPIALIANAQETRTFTVPDDLPILRVALSGNVRAAQALGVQDYLIKPVLREQLLEAIANMERTARNVLIVDDDPQIVELLARMLQSAEENYRPIKSFGGEDALTRLRNESVDLVLLDLQMPEMNGMALLREMKNDPGLANVPVIVVSAQQPEATHPEGGLRVELSRQSDASTTETLSYLQALLATLPLRGLPTTTDAPA comes from the coding sequence ATGCGAATGCAAGTCCGCAATCTTTTCGCGCAGTTAACCCAGCCCTTCGAATCCGGCGATTTGAACGAAATGCGGCGCGGCATGATTTTTGAAATCGCCGTAGTGATTTTTGTGCTGGCATGGTTTTTCCTCGTGAGTGCCTACGACCATCCGGAACAACTTGCCGTTGCGTTTCTCTTGCTGGCATGTTCGCTCGGCAGTATCTGGTTGCGCCAGGACCATTACTCGCTCGCGTTGCCCTGGCTCGTCGCAACACTACTTGCCGCGCTCGCCGTACAAAAATGGATTTATCCGGCAAGCGACGCACAATACTATTTTCCGATCGTCGTCGTCGTGTCGAGCTTGCTCGTGTCCGGCATCAACGTGTTCATCGTCGCCGCGGTCGCGAGCGCGACGGTGCTTGGCATCGCGCACGCACAAGGCGCGGACTGGTTCGATAACAAACAAGTTGTCGCACCGATTGCGCTGACCTTGATGACCGCGTCCGCCGCCTGGATCGGTTCGCATCAAATTCACCTCGCGCTCGATTGGATGCGTAAGAGTTATGCCCGCGCCAGCGAACTGCTCGAACAATTGCGCGATGAACGTGCATCGCTCGCGCGCACGTTGAGGATGTTGGAAGACGCGTACCTGCGAATCGAAAAAATGAATTACGCGCTCATCGAAGCGCGGAGCGGCGCAGAAACTGCGCGCCAGTTGAAAGCCGAATTTGCCGCGAACATCAGCCACGAGTTACGCACGCCGCTCAACCTGATCATCGGTTTCAGCGAGACGATGGCAAACGCGCCGGAAACGTACGGCGGCGTCGCGTGGTCGCCCGCGTTGCGCGGCGACATCGAGCAGATTTACCAGAGCAGTCGCCACCTCGCCTCGCTGATTGACGACATTCTCGATCTCTCCGCGCTCGAAGCGCAGCGCCTGGGCTTGATCTTGCAAGACGCCGCGCTAGAAGAAGTGATTGACGGCGCGGTTGCGTTGATGCACGATTTGTACCACGCGAAGAATTTGGACTTGAACGTCGAATGCGACCCAGGTTTGCCGCGCGTGCGGATGGATGTGACGCGCGTGCGGCAGGTGTTGATCAATCTGTTGACGAATGCCAGTCGCTTTACGTATCATGGCGGTGTCACGATTCGCGCCCAACGCATCGGCGACGATATTCGCATCGCGGTGCGCGACACCGGCATGGGCATTGCATCACAGGACATTCCCAAAGTGTTCGAGGAATTTGGACAGGTGGATGGTTCGACGACGCGCCAACACGAAGGCAGTGGATTGGGTGTGCCGTTGAGCAAACGGCTCGTGGAATCGCACGGCGGGCAGATGTGGTTGGAGAGTCAACCCGGCATTGGCACGACGTTTTACTTTACGCTGCCGATCATGCCGTCGGGAAGCGTGGGGCGTGTCACGACCACGACGCGCGCGACGCGCGCGACTTATCGCAAGGCAGTGCTCGTTTACGAACCCGACCCGGTATTGTTGCGAACGTTGCGCCGGCAGTTGAGCAACTATGACGTGCTCGCGCTCGGCGATCACGACGACGCGCGCGCATTGGTCGCGGAACATCAACCGATCGCGTTGATCGCGAACGCGCAAGAGACGCGCACGTTTACCGTGCCGGACGATTTGCCGATTCTGCGCGTCGCCTTGTCCGGAAACGTACGCGCCGCGCAGGCGCTCGGCGTGCAGGACTATCTCATCAAGCCGGTGTTGCGCGAGCAATTGCTCGAGGCAATCGCGAACATGGAACGCACGGCGAGAAACGTGCTGATTGTGGACGACGACCCGCAAATCGTGGAACTGCTGGCGCGCATGTTGCAATCGGCGGAGGAAAACTATCGTCCGATCAAATCGTTCGGGGGCGAGGACGCATTAACGCGCTTGCGGAACGAGTCCGTGGATTTGGTCTTGCTCGATCTGCAAATGCCGGAGATGAACGGGATGGCATTGCTCCGCGAGATGAAAAACGACCCAGGGTTGGCAAACGTGCCGGTGATTGTCGTGAGCGCGCAACAACCCGAGGCGACACACCCGGAGGGTGGCTTGCGCGTCGAGTTGTCGCGCCAGTCCGATGCATCTACGACCGAGACGCTGAGTTATCTGCAGGCATTGTTGGCGACTCTGCCGCTGCGCGGTCTGCCGACGACAACAGACGCGCCAGCGTAG